A section of the Gasterosteus aculeatus chromosome 10, fGasAcu3.hap1.1, whole genome shotgun sequence genome encodes:
- the runx1t1 gene encoding protein CBFA2T1 isoform X3, with translation MVGISASFQYRSGKRSTMPDSPADVKTQSRLTPPTMPPPPSTQGAPRNSSYTPTTLTNGSSHSPTALNGATSPPNGYSNGPSSSSSSSLANQQLPPACGARQLSKLKRFLTTLQQFGNDISPEIGERVRTLVLGLVNSTLTIEEFHSKLQEATNFPLRPFVIPFLKANLPLLQRELLHCARLAKQNPAQYLAQHEQLLLDTSTTSPVDSSELLLDVNENGKRRTPDRTKENGFERDGALHPDVHPSKRPCTISPAQRFSPSNGLSYQPNGLPHPGPLPPQHYRLDDMAIAHHYRDTYRHPASNHREIRERARPIGMHAGTRQEEVIDHRLTDREWAEEWKHLDHVRKLLNCIMDMVEKTRRSLTVLRRCQEADREELNYWIRRYSDAEELKKGAAGGQSRQQSPAAQENATPEIHRELLHRPVSGYVPEEIWKKAEEAVNEVKRQAVTELQKAVSEAERKAHEMISTERAKMERTVAEAKRQAAEDALSIINQQEDSSESCWNCGRKASETCSGCNTARYCGSFCQHKDWEKHHHVCGQTLQAQQQQQQASQQQGGVPGSETPAPVSSSACTPSSGTRSPAATPPAATPRSSTPGTPSSSALDGTPR, from the exons ATCGCTCTGGGAAGCGCTCCACCATGCCCGACTCACCTGCGGACGTCAAGACACAGTCCAGGTTGACGCCCCCCACCATGCCTCCTCCCCCCAGCACGCAAGGAGCTCCCCGTAATAGCTCCTACACGCCCACCACAT TAACCAATGGCAGCAGCCACTCTCCCACGGCGCTCAACGGCGCCACGTCTCCTCCCAACGGTTACAGCAACGGTCCgagctcctcgtcctcgtcctcactGGCCAACCAGCAGCTGCCGCCGGCCTGCGGCGCCCGGCAGCTAAGCAAGCTCAAGCGCTTCCTCACAACTCTACAGCAGTTTGGCAACGACATCTCGCCTGAAATCGGCGAGCGGGTCCGCACGTTAGTGCTCGGACTTGTG aaTTCCACCCTAACCATCGAAGAATTCCACTCCAAGCTCCAAGAAGCAACCAACTTCCCTCTACGACCTTTTGTCATCCCCTTTCTGAAG GCCAACCTGCCGCTCCTTCAGAGGGAGCTGCTGCACTGCGCCAGGTTGGCCAAGCAGAACCCGGCTCAGTACCTGGCCCAGCACGAGCAGCTGCTCCTGGACACCAGCACCACCTCCCCGGTGGACTCCTCTGAACTCCTGCTGGACGTTAACGAGAACGGCAAGAGGAGGACGCCAGACAG AACCAAAGAGAACGGCTTCGAGAGAGACGGCGCCCTCCACCCGGACGTTCACCCCAGCAAGCGGCCCTGCACCATAAGCCCCGCCCAGCGCTTCAGCCCATCCAATGGGCTCTCATACCAACCCAACGGCCTGCCCCACCCGGGCCCGCTTCCCCCGCAGCACTACCGGCTGGACGACATGGCCATCGCCCACCACTACCGTGACACCTACAGGCACCCGGCCTCCAACCATCGGGAGATCCGGGAGAGAGCCAGGCCCATTG GTATGCATGCAGGGAccaggcaggaggaggtgatTGACCACAGGCTGACAGACAGAGAGTGGGCAGAGGAGTGGAAACACCTTGACCATGTAAGAAAA CTGCTGAACTGCATCATGGACATGGTGGAGAAGACGAGGCGCTCGCTGACGGTACTGCGGCGCTGCCAGGAGGCCGACCGCGAGGAGCTCAACTACTGGATCCGGCGATACAGCGACGCTGAAGAGCTGAAGAAGGGCGCCGCCGGTGGGCAGTCGAGGCAGCAGAGCCCGGCGGCACAGGAGAACGCAACGCCGG AGATTCACAGGGAGCTGTTGCATCGGCCCGTGTCTGGATACGTGCCTGAAGAGATCTGGAAGAAAGCCG AAGAGGCTGTGAATGAGGTGAAGCGGCAGGCTGTGACCGAGCTGCAGAAGGCCGTCTCAGAGGCGGAGCGCAAGGCTCACGAGATGATCAGCACCGAGCGGGCCAAGATGGAGCGCACGGTGGCCGAGGCTAAGCGGCAGGCGGCCGAGGACGCGCTCTCCATAATCAACCAGCAGGAGGACTCCAGTGAG aGCTGCTGGAACTGTGGCCGCAAAGCCAGTGAGACGTGCAGCGGTTGCAACACGGCGCGCTACTGCGGCTCCTTCTGCCAGCATAAGGATTGGGAGAAGCACCACCATGTCTGCGGTCAGACCCTCcaggcccagcagcagcagcagcaggccagCCAACAGCAGGGAGGCGTGCCGGGATCAGAGACCCCTGCTCCCGTCAGCTCCTCTGCCTGCACCCCGAGCAGTGGGACTAGGAGTCCGGCTGCTACGCCGCCTGCTGCCACCCCTCGCTCCTCCACCCCCGGGACCCCGTCCTCCTCTGCCCTGGACGGCACACCGCGCTAA
- the runx1t1 gene encoding protein CBFA2T1 isoform X1 has product MVGISASFQYRSGKRSTMPDSPADVKTQSRLTPPTMPPPPSTQGAPRNSSYTPTTLTNGSSHSPTALNGATSPPNGYSNGPSSSSSSSLANQQLPPACGARQLSKLKRFLTTLQQFGNDISPEIGERVRTLVLGLVNSTLTIEEFHSKLQEATNFPLRPFVIPFLKANLPLLQRELLHCARLAKQNPAQYLAQHEQLLLDTSTTSPVDSSELLLDVNENGKRRTPDRTKENGFERDGALHPDVHPSKRPCTISPAQRFSPSNGLSYQPNGLPHPGPLPPQHYRLDDMAIAHHYRDTYRHPASNHREIRERARPIGMHAGTRQEEVIDHRLTDREWAEEWKHLDHVRKLLNCIMDMVEKTRRSLTVLRRCQEADREELNYWIRRYSDAEELKKGAAGGQSRQQSPAAQENATPEIHRELLHRPVSGYVPEEIWKKAGTGGLTSSVSTLFPEEAVNEVKRQAVTELQKAVSEAERKAHEMISTERAKMERTVAEAKRQAAEDALSIINQQEDSSESCWNCGRKASETCSGCNTARYCGSFCQHKDWEKHHHVCGQTLQAQQQQQQASQQQGGVPGSETPAPVSSSACTPSSGTRSPAATPPAATPRSSTPGTPSSSALDGTPR; this is encoded by the exons ATCGCTCTGGGAAGCGCTCCACCATGCCCGACTCACCTGCGGACGTCAAGACACAGTCCAGGTTGACGCCCCCCACCATGCCTCCTCCCCCCAGCACGCAAGGAGCTCCCCGTAATAGCTCCTACACGCCCACCACAT TAACCAATGGCAGCAGCCACTCTCCCACGGCGCTCAACGGCGCCACGTCTCCTCCCAACGGTTACAGCAACGGTCCgagctcctcgtcctcgtcctcactGGCCAACCAGCAGCTGCCGCCGGCCTGCGGCGCCCGGCAGCTAAGCAAGCTCAAGCGCTTCCTCACAACTCTACAGCAGTTTGGCAACGACATCTCGCCTGAAATCGGCGAGCGGGTCCGCACGTTAGTGCTCGGACTTGTG aaTTCCACCCTAACCATCGAAGAATTCCACTCCAAGCTCCAAGAAGCAACCAACTTCCCTCTACGACCTTTTGTCATCCCCTTTCTGAAG GCCAACCTGCCGCTCCTTCAGAGGGAGCTGCTGCACTGCGCCAGGTTGGCCAAGCAGAACCCGGCTCAGTACCTGGCCCAGCACGAGCAGCTGCTCCTGGACACCAGCACCACCTCCCCGGTGGACTCCTCTGAACTCCTGCTGGACGTTAACGAGAACGGCAAGAGGAGGACGCCAGACAG AACCAAAGAGAACGGCTTCGAGAGAGACGGCGCCCTCCACCCGGACGTTCACCCCAGCAAGCGGCCCTGCACCATAAGCCCCGCCCAGCGCTTCAGCCCATCCAATGGGCTCTCATACCAACCCAACGGCCTGCCCCACCCGGGCCCGCTTCCCCCGCAGCACTACCGGCTGGACGACATGGCCATCGCCCACCACTACCGTGACACCTACAGGCACCCGGCCTCCAACCATCGGGAGATCCGGGAGAGAGCCAGGCCCATTG GTATGCATGCAGGGAccaggcaggaggaggtgatTGACCACAGGCTGACAGACAGAGAGTGGGCAGAGGAGTGGAAACACCTTGACCATGTAAGAAAA CTGCTGAACTGCATCATGGACATGGTGGAGAAGACGAGGCGCTCGCTGACGGTACTGCGGCGCTGCCAGGAGGCCGACCGCGAGGAGCTCAACTACTGGATCCGGCGATACAGCGACGCTGAAGAGCTGAAGAAGGGCGCCGCCGGTGGGCAGTCGAGGCAGCAGAGCCCGGCGGCACAGGAGAACGCAACGCCGG AGATTCACAGGGAGCTGTTGCATCGGCCCGTGTCTGGATACGTGCCTGAAGAGATCTGGAAGAAAGCCG GTACGGGAGGCTTGACTTCCTCTGTGTCCACACTCTTTCCAGAAGAGGCTGTGAATGAGGTGAAGCGGCAGGCTGTGACCGAGCTGCAGAAGGCCGTCTCAGAGGCGGAGCGCAAGGCTCACGAGATGATCAGCACCGAGCGGGCCAAGATGGAGCGCACGGTGGCCGAGGCTAAGCGGCAGGCGGCCGAGGACGCGCTCTCCATAATCAACCAGCAGGAGGACTCCAGTGAG aGCTGCTGGAACTGTGGCCGCAAAGCCAGTGAGACGTGCAGCGGTTGCAACACGGCGCGCTACTGCGGCTCCTTCTGCCAGCATAAGGATTGGGAGAAGCACCACCATGTCTGCGGTCAGACCCTCcaggcccagcagcagcagcagcaggccagCCAACAGCAGGGAGGCGTGCCGGGATCAGAGACCCCTGCTCCCGTCAGCTCCTCTGCCTGCACCCCGAGCAGTGGGACTAGGAGTCCGGCTGCTACGCCGCCTGCTGCCACCCCTCGCTCCTCCACCCCCGGGACCCCGTCCTCCTCTGCCCTGGACGGCACACCGCGCTAA
- the runx1t1 gene encoding protein CBFA2T1 isoform X2 — translation MVGISASFQYRSGKRSTMPDSPADVKTQSRLTPPTMPPPPSTQGAPRNSSYTPTTLTNGSSHSPTALNGATSPPNGYSNGPSSSSSSSLANQQLPPACGARQLSKLKRFLTTLQQFGNDISPEIGERVRTLVLGLVNSTLTIEEFHSKLQEATNFPLRPFVIPFLKANLPLLQRELLHCARLAKQNPAQYLAQHEQLLLDTSTTSPVDSSELLLDVNENGKRRTPDRTKENGFERDGALHPDVHPSKRPCTISPAQRFSPSNGLSYQPNGLPHPGPLPPQHYRLDDMAIAHHYRDTYRHPASNHREIRERARPIGMHAGTRQEEVIDHRLTDREWAEEWKHLDHLLNCIMDMVEKTRRSLTVLRRCQEADREELNYWIRRYSDAEELKKGAAGGQSRQQSPAAQENATPEIHRELLHRPVSGYVPEEIWKKAGTGGLTSSVSTLFPEEAVNEVKRQAVTELQKAVSEAERKAHEMISTERAKMERTVAEAKRQAAEDALSIINQQEDSSESCWNCGRKASETCSGCNTARYCGSFCQHKDWEKHHHVCGQTLQAQQQQQQASQQQGGVPGSETPAPVSSSACTPSSGTRSPAATPPAATPRSSTPGTPSSSALDGTPR, via the exons ATCGCTCTGGGAAGCGCTCCACCATGCCCGACTCACCTGCGGACGTCAAGACACAGTCCAGGTTGACGCCCCCCACCATGCCTCCTCCCCCCAGCACGCAAGGAGCTCCCCGTAATAGCTCCTACACGCCCACCACAT TAACCAATGGCAGCAGCCACTCTCCCACGGCGCTCAACGGCGCCACGTCTCCTCCCAACGGTTACAGCAACGGTCCgagctcctcgtcctcgtcctcactGGCCAACCAGCAGCTGCCGCCGGCCTGCGGCGCCCGGCAGCTAAGCAAGCTCAAGCGCTTCCTCACAACTCTACAGCAGTTTGGCAACGACATCTCGCCTGAAATCGGCGAGCGGGTCCGCACGTTAGTGCTCGGACTTGTG aaTTCCACCCTAACCATCGAAGAATTCCACTCCAAGCTCCAAGAAGCAACCAACTTCCCTCTACGACCTTTTGTCATCCCCTTTCTGAAG GCCAACCTGCCGCTCCTTCAGAGGGAGCTGCTGCACTGCGCCAGGTTGGCCAAGCAGAACCCGGCTCAGTACCTGGCCCAGCACGAGCAGCTGCTCCTGGACACCAGCACCACCTCCCCGGTGGACTCCTCTGAACTCCTGCTGGACGTTAACGAGAACGGCAAGAGGAGGACGCCAGACAG AACCAAAGAGAACGGCTTCGAGAGAGACGGCGCCCTCCACCCGGACGTTCACCCCAGCAAGCGGCCCTGCACCATAAGCCCCGCCCAGCGCTTCAGCCCATCCAATGGGCTCTCATACCAACCCAACGGCCTGCCCCACCCGGGCCCGCTTCCCCCGCAGCACTACCGGCTGGACGACATGGCCATCGCCCACCACTACCGTGACACCTACAGGCACCCGGCCTCCAACCATCGGGAGATCCGGGAGAGAGCCAGGCCCATTG GTATGCATGCAGGGAccaggcaggaggaggtgatTGACCACAGGCTGACAGACAGAGAGTGGGCAGAGGAGTGGAAACACCTTGACCAT CTGCTGAACTGCATCATGGACATGGTGGAGAAGACGAGGCGCTCGCTGACGGTACTGCGGCGCTGCCAGGAGGCCGACCGCGAGGAGCTCAACTACTGGATCCGGCGATACAGCGACGCTGAAGAGCTGAAGAAGGGCGCCGCCGGTGGGCAGTCGAGGCAGCAGAGCCCGGCGGCACAGGAGAACGCAACGCCGG AGATTCACAGGGAGCTGTTGCATCGGCCCGTGTCTGGATACGTGCCTGAAGAGATCTGGAAGAAAGCCG GTACGGGAGGCTTGACTTCCTCTGTGTCCACACTCTTTCCAGAAGAGGCTGTGAATGAGGTGAAGCGGCAGGCTGTGACCGAGCTGCAGAAGGCCGTCTCAGAGGCGGAGCGCAAGGCTCACGAGATGATCAGCACCGAGCGGGCCAAGATGGAGCGCACGGTGGCCGAGGCTAAGCGGCAGGCGGCCGAGGACGCGCTCTCCATAATCAACCAGCAGGAGGACTCCAGTGAG aGCTGCTGGAACTGTGGCCGCAAAGCCAGTGAGACGTGCAGCGGTTGCAACACGGCGCGCTACTGCGGCTCCTTCTGCCAGCATAAGGATTGGGAGAAGCACCACCATGTCTGCGGTCAGACCCTCcaggcccagcagcagcagcagcaggccagCCAACAGCAGGGAGGCGTGCCGGGATCAGAGACCCCTGCTCCCGTCAGCTCCTCTGCCTGCACCCCGAGCAGTGGGACTAGGAGTCCGGCTGCTACGCCGCCTGCTGCCACCCCTCGCTCCTCCACCCCCGGGACCCCGTCCTCCTCTGCCCTGGACGGCACACCGCGCTAA
- the runx1t1 gene encoding protein CBFA2T1 isoform X4 translates to MVGISASFQYRSGKRSTMPDSPADVKTQSRLTPPTMPPPPSTQGAPRNSSYTPTTLTNGSSHSPTALNGATSPPNGYSNGPSSSSSSSLANQQLPPACGARQLSKLKRFLTTLQQFGNDISPEIGERVRTLVLGLVNSTLTIEEFHSKLQEATNFPLRPFVIPFLKANLPLLQRELLHCARLAKQNPAQYLAQHEQLLLDTSTTSPVDSSELLLDVNENGKRRTPDRTKENGFERDGALHPDVHPSKRPCTISPAQRFSPSNGLSYQPNGLPHPGPLPPQHYRLDDMAIAHHYRDTYRHPASNHREIRERARPIGMHAGTRQEEVIDHRLTDREWAEEWKHLDHLLNCIMDMVEKTRRSLTVLRRCQEADREELNYWIRRYSDAEELKKGAAGGQSRQQSPAAQENATPEIHRELLHRPVSGYVPEEIWKKAEEAVNEVKRQAVTELQKAVSEAERKAHEMISTERAKMERTVAEAKRQAAEDALSIINQQEDSSESCWNCGRKASETCSGCNTARYCGSFCQHKDWEKHHHVCGQTLQAQQQQQQASQQQGGVPGSETPAPVSSSACTPSSGTRSPAATPPAATPRSSTPGTPSSSALDGTPR, encoded by the exons ATCGCTCTGGGAAGCGCTCCACCATGCCCGACTCACCTGCGGACGTCAAGACACAGTCCAGGTTGACGCCCCCCACCATGCCTCCTCCCCCCAGCACGCAAGGAGCTCCCCGTAATAGCTCCTACACGCCCACCACAT TAACCAATGGCAGCAGCCACTCTCCCACGGCGCTCAACGGCGCCACGTCTCCTCCCAACGGTTACAGCAACGGTCCgagctcctcgtcctcgtcctcactGGCCAACCAGCAGCTGCCGCCGGCCTGCGGCGCCCGGCAGCTAAGCAAGCTCAAGCGCTTCCTCACAACTCTACAGCAGTTTGGCAACGACATCTCGCCTGAAATCGGCGAGCGGGTCCGCACGTTAGTGCTCGGACTTGTG aaTTCCACCCTAACCATCGAAGAATTCCACTCCAAGCTCCAAGAAGCAACCAACTTCCCTCTACGACCTTTTGTCATCCCCTTTCTGAAG GCCAACCTGCCGCTCCTTCAGAGGGAGCTGCTGCACTGCGCCAGGTTGGCCAAGCAGAACCCGGCTCAGTACCTGGCCCAGCACGAGCAGCTGCTCCTGGACACCAGCACCACCTCCCCGGTGGACTCCTCTGAACTCCTGCTGGACGTTAACGAGAACGGCAAGAGGAGGACGCCAGACAG AACCAAAGAGAACGGCTTCGAGAGAGACGGCGCCCTCCACCCGGACGTTCACCCCAGCAAGCGGCCCTGCACCATAAGCCCCGCCCAGCGCTTCAGCCCATCCAATGGGCTCTCATACCAACCCAACGGCCTGCCCCACCCGGGCCCGCTTCCCCCGCAGCACTACCGGCTGGACGACATGGCCATCGCCCACCACTACCGTGACACCTACAGGCACCCGGCCTCCAACCATCGGGAGATCCGGGAGAGAGCCAGGCCCATTG GTATGCATGCAGGGAccaggcaggaggaggtgatTGACCACAGGCTGACAGACAGAGAGTGGGCAGAGGAGTGGAAACACCTTGACCAT CTGCTGAACTGCATCATGGACATGGTGGAGAAGACGAGGCGCTCGCTGACGGTACTGCGGCGCTGCCAGGAGGCCGACCGCGAGGAGCTCAACTACTGGATCCGGCGATACAGCGACGCTGAAGAGCTGAAGAAGGGCGCCGCCGGTGGGCAGTCGAGGCAGCAGAGCCCGGCGGCACAGGAGAACGCAACGCCGG AGATTCACAGGGAGCTGTTGCATCGGCCCGTGTCTGGATACGTGCCTGAAGAGATCTGGAAGAAAGCCG AAGAGGCTGTGAATGAGGTGAAGCGGCAGGCTGTGACCGAGCTGCAGAAGGCCGTCTCAGAGGCGGAGCGCAAGGCTCACGAGATGATCAGCACCGAGCGGGCCAAGATGGAGCGCACGGTGGCCGAGGCTAAGCGGCAGGCGGCCGAGGACGCGCTCTCCATAATCAACCAGCAGGAGGACTCCAGTGAG aGCTGCTGGAACTGTGGCCGCAAAGCCAGTGAGACGTGCAGCGGTTGCAACACGGCGCGCTACTGCGGCTCCTTCTGCCAGCATAAGGATTGGGAGAAGCACCACCATGTCTGCGGTCAGACCCTCcaggcccagcagcagcagcagcaggccagCCAACAGCAGGGAGGCGTGCCGGGATCAGAGACCCCTGCTCCCGTCAGCTCCTCTGCCTGCACCCCGAGCAGTGGGACTAGGAGTCCGGCTGCTACGCCGCCTGCTGCCACCCCTCGCTCCTCCACCCCCGGGACCCCGTCCTCCTCTGCCCTGGACGGCACACCGCGCTAA